One Megachile rotundata isolate GNS110a chromosome 5, iyMegRotu1, whole genome shotgun sequence genomic region harbors:
- the LOC100875268 gene encoding uncharacterized protein LOC100875268 isoform X1, which produces MDCSCQNSNFNTKYLLGQLNTARKEINNLRQQIKSLRYIHEKEIDTIKHILESFKNESSASDTKVIGPDDVKPSTSTDDDAIRLKPIGVISTWFPSKRGTPRQTGICGKVPGKLLLYNSVFTNPDHALEGLQDFSHMWVLFYFHRNDSTHIRAKVAPPRLNGTKTGVFSTRSPHRPCPIGLSLVKITRIENHTIYFEGVDMVDQSPVLDIKPYIPQYDSPLYFEKANNRSQESTNVNDTLESIEDTSRNETISANVNLGDETRNLLSDSYYRKNTNKSNQETDISRDEEIAFRLQAEEFQRNSNFEHYNNVTHFFELSDVNMHNSSILQHNIDVTGIHRLSHTYTNTLSDARSNLNTSTGNNTLSSNLEQQPESLIDINSRLQNINASSHTNVEPTYTPRNNYIETHASRSRLLDGADGPNTVCGTDIDLINRRSLNSRIDNSPIRMGVREAPDGEEGLEPQNLISSQPLQNTQVIRTTSDNSLLDSANTNLVFSSESGNVENRETESNTSSEVRIPDWISRPRTPLCVVFNDRALIQLNEILGTKINDQKVAIENVLREDPRSVYLRQRWGSQFYTFLIHDLHITCRFDDNRGIVTVFQVRHAGRICECGELEWQCLGHSPPPS; this is translated from the exons ATGGATTGTAGTtgtcaaaattcaaatttcaatactAAATATTTACTTGGTCAATTAAatacagccagaaaagaaattaataatttaag GCAGCAAATAAAAAGTCTTCGATACATACATGAAAAGGAAATCGATACTATAAAACATATATTAGAATCATTCAAAAATGAATCTTCTGCATCTGATACAAAAGTTATTGGTCCAGATGATGTGAAACCTAGTACAAGTACAGATGATGATGCTATAAGATTAAAGCCAATTGGAGTAATATCTACTTGGTTTCCTAGTAAACGTGGTACCCCTAGACAAACAGGGATTTGTGGGAAAGTACCAggaaaattattgttatataattCAGTATTTACTAATCCTGATCATGCACTTGAAGGACTACAAGACTTCTCACATATGTg ggTTTTATTCTACTTTCATAGAAATGATTCAACGCATATTCGTGCCAAAGTTGCACCACCTCGATTAAATGGCACAAAAACTGGTGTATTTTCTACCCGTTCTCCTCATCGCCCATGTCCTATTGGTTTAAGTTTAGTAAAGATTACAAGAATAGAAAATCATACGATTTATTTTGAAGGTGTGGATATGGTGGATCAATCACCTGTATTAGATATAAAACCTTATATACCACAATATGATAGtccattatattttgaaaaagcaAATAACAGATCACAAGAATCGACTAATGTAAATGACACATTGGAATCTATTGAAGATACTAGCAGAAATGAAACAATCAGTGCTAATGTCAATCTTGGAGATGAAACAAGGAACTTACTTTCAGATTCTTATTATAGAAAAAATACCAACAAAAGCAATCAAGAAACAGATATTTCTAGAGACGAAGAAATTGCTTTTAGATTACAAGCAGAGGAATTTCAAAGAAATTCTAATTTTGAACATTACAACAACGTAACACATTTTTTTGAATTGAGTGATGTCAATATGCATAATAGTAGCATATTACAGCATAATATAGATGTAACAGGAATACACAGATTATCTCACACATATACTAACACATTGTCTGATGCAAGATCAAATTTGAATACATCTACTGGAAACAATACACTTTCATCTAATTTGGAACAACAACCTGAAAGTTTAATAGATATAAATAGTAGACTACAAAATATTAATGCGAGTAGTCATACCAATGTCGAACCGACATATACACCgagaaataattatatagagACACATGCTTCCCGCTCTAGACTTTTGGATGGTGCAGATGGGCCAAATACTGTTTGTGGTACCGACATAGATTTAATTAATAGACGATCATTAAATTCGAGAATTGATAATTCCCCTATAAGAATGGGAGTTCGAGAAGCTCCTGACGGAGAAGAAGGTTTGGAACCACAAAACCTTATTTCTTCACAACCTTTACAAAATACTCAAGTAATAAGGACTACATCAGACAACAGTTTGTTAGATAGTGCAAATACAAATTTAGTATTCTCGTCTGAATCAGGAAACGTTGAAAATAGAGAGACAGAATCTAATACCTCTTCAGAGGTAAGAATTCCAGACTGGATATCAAGACCTCGAACGCCTCTTTGTGTGGTATTTAACGATCGTGCTTTGATTCAATTGAACGAAATTTTAGGAACCAAAATTAATGATCAAAAAGTAGCAATTGAAAATGTACTTCGTGAAGATCCAAGATCGGTATACTTAAGACAAAGATGGGGTAGTCAGTTTTATACTTTCTTAATTCATGATTTACATATCACTTGTAGATTTGATGATAATAGAGGTATAGTTACAGTTTTTCAAGTTAGACATGCTGGTCGTATTTGTGAATGTGGAGAACTTGAATGGCAATGTTTGGGTCATTCACCACCACCGTCTTAA
- the LOC100875268 gene encoding uncharacterized protein LOC100875268 isoform X2 has protein sequence MVQQIKSLRYIHEKEIDTIKHILESFKNESSASDTKVIGPDDVKPSTSTDDDAIRLKPIGVISTWFPSKRGTPRQTGICGKVPGKLLLYNSVFTNPDHALEGLQDFSHMWVLFYFHRNDSTHIRAKVAPPRLNGTKTGVFSTRSPHRPCPIGLSLVKITRIENHTIYFEGVDMVDQSPVLDIKPYIPQYDSPLYFEKANNRSQESTNVNDTLESIEDTSRNETISANVNLGDETRNLLSDSYYRKNTNKSNQETDISRDEEIAFRLQAEEFQRNSNFEHYNNVTHFFELSDVNMHNSSILQHNIDVTGIHRLSHTYTNTLSDARSNLNTSTGNNTLSSNLEQQPESLIDINSRLQNINASSHTNVEPTYTPRNNYIETHASRSRLLDGADGPNTVCGTDIDLINRRSLNSRIDNSPIRMGVREAPDGEEGLEPQNLISSQPLQNTQVIRTTSDNSLLDSANTNLVFSSESGNVENRETESNTSSEVRIPDWISRPRTPLCVVFNDRALIQLNEILGTKINDQKVAIENVLREDPRSVYLRQRWGSQFYTFLIHDLHITCRFDDNRGIVTVFQVRHAGRICECGELEWQCLGHSPPPS, from the exons ATGGT GCAGCAAATAAAAAGTCTTCGATACATACATGAAAAGGAAATCGATACTATAAAACATATATTAGAATCATTCAAAAATGAATCTTCTGCATCTGATACAAAAGTTATTGGTCCAGATGATGTGAAACCTAGTACAAGTACAGATGATGATGCTATAAGATTAAAGCCAATTGGAGTAATATCTACTTGGTTTCCTAGTAAACGTGGTACCCCTAGACAAACAGGGATTTGTGGGAAAGTACCAggaaaattattgttatataattCAGTATTTACTAATCCTGATCATGCACTTGAAGGACTACAAGACTTCTCACATATGTg ggTTTTATTCTACTTTCATAGAAATGATTCAACGCATATTCGTGCCAAAGTTGCACCACCTCGATTAAATGGCACAAAAACTGGTGTATTTTCTACCCGTTCTCCTCATCGCCCATGTCCTATTGGTTTAAGTTTAGTAAAGATTACAAGAATAGAAAATCATACGATTTATTTTGAAGGTGTGGATATGGTGGATCAATCACCTGTATTAGATATAAAACCTTATATACCACAATATGATAGtccattatattttgaaaaagcaAATAACAGATCACAAGAATCGACTAATGTAAATGACACATTGGAATCTATTGAAGATACTAGCAGAAATGAAACAATCAGTGCTAATGTCAATCTTGGAGATGAAACAAGGAACTTACTTTCAGATTCTTATTATAGAAAAAATACCAACAAAAGCAATCAAGAAACAGATATTTCTAGAGACGAAGAAATTGCTTTTAGATTACAAGCAGAGGAATTTCAAAGAAATTCTAATTTTGAACATTACAACAACGTAACACATTTTTTTGAATTGAGTGATGTCAATATGCATAATAGTAGCATATTACAGCATAATATAGATGTAACAGGAATACACAGATTATCTCACACATATACTAACACATTGTCTGATGCAAGATCAAATTTGAATACATCTACTGGAAACAATACACTTTCATCTAATTTGGAACAACAACCTGAAAGTTTAATAGATATAAATAGTAGACTACAAAATATTAATGCGAGTAGTCATACCAATGTCGAACCGACATATACACCgagaaataattatatagagACACATGCTTCCCGCTCTAGACTTTTGGATGGTGCAGATGGGCCAAATACTGTTTGTGGTACCGACATAGATTTAATTAATAGACGATCATTAAATTCGAGAATTGATAATTCCCCTATAAGAATGGGAGTTCGAGAAGCTCCTGACGGAGAAGAAGGTTTGGAACCACAAAACCTTATTTCTTCACAACCTTTACAAAATACTCAAGTAATAAGGACTACATCAGACAACAGTTTGTTAGATAGTGCAAATACAAATTTAGTATTCTCGTCTGAATCAGGAAACGTTGAAAATAGAGAGACAGAATCTAATACCTCTTCAGAGGTAAGAATTCCAGACTGGATATCAAGACCTCGAACGCCTCTTTGTGTGGTATTTAACGATCGTGCTTTGATTCAATTGAACGAAATTTTAGGAACCAAAATTAATGATCAAAAAGTAGCAATTGAAAATGTACTTCGTGAAGATCCAAGATCGGTATACTTAAGACAAAGATGGGGTAGTCAGTTTTATACTTTCTTAATTCATGATTTACATATCACTTGTAGATTTGATGATAATAGAGGTATAGTTACAGTTTTTCAAGTTAGACATGCTGGTCGTATTTGTGAATGTGGAGAACTTGAATGGCAATGTTTGGGTCATTCACCACCACCGTCTTAA